GTTGTCTATTGCCCGTCAACAGGTAGAAGACGGAGCTTTGGTGATTGACGTCAATATGGATGATGGATTGCTGGACGCTAAGGCAGAGATGACAACGTTCCTCAATCTTATCATGTCCGAGCCGGAGATTGCACGTGTACCTGTGATGATCGATTCCTCTAAATGGGAAGTTATCGAAGCCGGATTAAAATGCCTTCAGGGGAAATCGATCGTTAACTCTATTTCTCTGAAAGAAGGCGAAGACAAATTCCTTGAACACGCCCGGATTATCAAGCAATATGGAGCTGCGGCCGTAGTAATGGCTTTTGATGAAAAAGGACAGGCTGACACTGCTGCGCGTAAAATAGAAGTTTGCGAGCGTGCTTATCGTCTTTTGGTTGATGAAATAGGTTTTAACCCTCACGATATTATTTTCGATCCGAATGTGCTTGCCGTAGCTACGGGTATCGAAGAGCATAACAACTATGCGGTGGACTTCATCGAAGCTACCGGTTGGATTAAGAAAAACCTTCCTGGAGCGCATGTCAGCGGGGGAGTAAGTAACCTTTCTTTCTCTTTCCGTGGTAACAATTATATCCGTGAAGCCATGCACGCTGTGTTCCTTTACCATGCCATACAGCAAGGAATGGATATGGGGATTGTGAATCCGGGAACTTCTGTACTTTATAGTGATATACCGGTAGATATTCTTGAAAAGATAGAGGATGTTGTCTTGAATCGTCGCCCCGACGCTGCCGAACGCCTGATTGAACTGGCGGAAGCTTTAAAGGCAACTTCTGGCGAAGCTGCCGGACAACAGGCTGTGAAGCATGATGCATGGAGGGATGAATCCGTTCAGGAACGTCTGAAATATGCTTTGATGAAAGGTATCGGAGATTATCTCGAACAAGACTTGGCAGAAGCATTGCCACTCTATGATAAAGCAGTCAATGTGATTGAAGGTCCGTTGATGGACGGAATGAATTATGTAGGCGAGCTTTTCGGTGCAGGAAAGATGTTCCTGCCTCAAGTGGTGAAGACTGCCCGTACAATGAAGAAGGCTGTTGCTATTCTGCAACCGATTATCGAGTCGGAAAAAGTAGAAGGAACGACTTCTGCCGGAAAGGTATTGCTTGCCACAGTGAAAGGTGATGTACACGATATCGGTAAGAATATTGTTGCCGTGGTAATGGCTTGCAATGGCTATGAGATTGTCGACTTGGGAGTAATGGTTCCCGCAGAGACTATCGTTCAGCGCGCTATTGAGGAAAAAGTAGACATGATAGGTCTTAGTGGCCTGATTACTCCGTCTCTGGAGGAAATGGCCCATGTAGCTATCGAACTGGAGAAAGCCGGACTGGATATACCTCTTCTGATTGGTGGAGCTACTACGTCTA
The nucleotide sequence above comes from Bacteroides caccae. Encoded proteins:
- the metH gene encoding methionine synthase yields the protein MKKTISQIVSDRILILDGAMGTMIQQYNLTEEDFRGERFAHIPGQLKGNNDLLCLTRPDVIQDIHRKYLEAGADIIETNTFSSTTVSMADYHVEEYVREINLAAVKLARELADEYTAKNPDKPRFVAGSVGPTNKTCSMSPDVNNPAYRALTYDELAAAYQQQMEAMLEGGVDAILIETIFDTLNAKTAIFAAEQAMKVTGVEVPVMLSVTVSDVGGRTLSGQTLDAFLASVQHANIFSVGLNCSFGARQLKPFLEQLAVRAPYYISAYPNAGLPNSLGKYDQTPADMAHEVKEYIQEGLINIIGGCCGTTDAYIAEYPALVEGARPHIPAPKPDCMWLSGLELLEVKPEINFVNVGERCNVAGSRKFLRLINEKKYDEALSIARQQVEDGALVIDVNMDDGLLDAKAEMTTFLNLIMSEPEIARVPVMIDSSKWEVIEAGLKCLQGKSIVNSISLKEGEDKFLEHARIIKQYGAAAVVMAFDEKGQADTAARKIEVCERAYRLLVDEIGFNPHDIIFDPNVLAVATGIEEHNNYAVDFIEATGWIKKNLPGAHVSGGVSNLSFSFRGNNYIREAMHAVFLYHAIQQGMDMGIVNPGTSVLYSDIPVDILEKIEDVVLNRRPDAAERLIELAEALKATSGEAAGQQAVKHDAWRDESVQERLKYALMKGIGDYLEQDLAEALPLYDKAVNVIEGPLMDGMNYVGELFGAGKMFLPQVVKTARTMKKAVAILQPIIESEKVEGTTSAGKVLLATVKGDVHDIGKNIVAVVMACNGYEIVDLGVMVPAETIVQRAIEEKVDMIGLSGLITPSLEEMAHVAIELEKAGLDIPLLIGGATTSKMHTALKIAPVYHAPVVHLKDASQNASVASRLLNPQLKAELVNELEAEYEALREKSGLLRRETVSLEEAQKNKLNLF